The following are encoded together in the Bacteroidota bacterium genome:
- the deoC gene encoding deoxyribose-phosphate aldolase, producing MIIVQSVAEFPNLTKLPRIDQVGVEERVARFCSRSIKKESKVQGLKLALNMIDLTTLEGKDTEGKVKQMCYKAAHLHDEIENLPTVAAVCVYPTMVKIAKRSLQGTNIKVASVATGFPSGQTTTEIKISDTKFAVESGADEVDMVISRGEFLEGNYNYIFDEIAEVKEACGNARLKVILETGELSTLDNVRKASEIAMHAGADFIKTSTGKISPAATMPVTLVMFEAIRDFYYSTGKMIGMKPAGGISTAKNALQYLVMVKETLGNAWLSNEWFRFGASSLANDILMQLQKEVSGVYQSAEYFSKD from the coding sequence TTGATAATTGTGCAATCAGTGGCTGAATTTCCAAACCTGACTAAACTGCCCCGCATCGACCAAGTTGGCGTTGAAGAACGCGTTGCGAGATTTTGCTCAAGAAGCATAAAGAAAGAATCCAAAGTCCAAGGGTTGAAACTGGCCTTGAACATGATTGATTTGACAACGCTAGAAGGAAAAGATACCGAAGGAAAAGTAAAACAGATGTGTTACAAAGCCGCTCACCTGCACGATGAAATTGAAAACCTTCCCACCGTTGCTGCAGTTTGCGTTTATCCTACGATGGTGAAAATTGCGAAACGATCTTTACAAGGAACAAATATTAAAGTTGCTTCAGTTGCCACAGGATTTCCCAGCGGACAAACAACTACTGAAATAAAAATCTCTGATACAAAATTTGCAGTTGAGAGCGGAGCCGATGAAGTGGACATGGTAATTTCCCGCGGAGAATTTCTGGAAGGCAATTATAATTATATATTCGATGAAATTGCTGAAGTGAAAGAAGCATGCGGAAATGCACGGCTAAAAGTTATTCTTGAAACAGGAGAACTTTCCACTTTGGATAACGTCCGCAAGGCAAGTGAAATTGCCATGCATGCAGGTGCGGATTTCATAAAAACTTCTACCGGAAAAATTTCTCCTGCCGCGACAATGCCCGTGACTTTAGTAATGTTCGAAGCCATCCGTGATTTTTATTACAGCACCGGAAAAATGATAGGCATGAAACCCGCAGGCGGAATTTCCACAGCAAAAAATGCTTTGCAATATCTCGTGATGGTGAAAGAAACTCTGGGAAATGCCTGGCTCAGTAACGAATGGTTTCGTTTTGGTGCGAGCAGTTTAGCCAATGATATACTTATGCAATTGCAGAAAGAAGTTTCGGGAGTTTATCAGAGTGCAGAATATTTTTCAAAAGATTAA
- a CDS encoding aldehyde dehydrogenase family protein, which yields MKVKERESKINFKTDWEYSASPESTSHINLKKQYDLFIGGEFVKPNSKKYFDTINPATEEKISEIADADEKDVDNAVKSARKAFKEWSKISAKERGKYIYRIARLLQERAREFAVIESMDGGKPIRESRDIDIPLAANHFFYYAGWADKLEYAFPNRKPKPLGVAGQIIPWNFPLLMAAWKIAPALACGNTVVLKPAETTSLTALKLAELISESGLPDGVVNIITGAGRTGAAIVNHPDIDKIAFTGSTDVGKIIQKAIAGTKKKATLELGGKAANIIFEDAPIDQAVEGIINGIFFNQGHVCCAGSRLFVQEGVADIVIRKLKDRMETLIVGNPLDKNTDIGAINSKSQLETINKFIDIGKNEGADFYQSSCSVPSKGFFCKPTLFLNTSQSHRVVQEEIFGPVLAVQTFRTVEEVIEKANNIPYGLSAGVWTDKGSKIFNLTSKLKAGVVWANTYNKFDPTSPFGGFKESGFGREGGLHGLAAYLNI from the coding sequence ATGAAAGTAAAAGAAAGAGAATCGAAAATAAATTTTAAAACAGATTGGGAATATTCTGCTTCGCCAGAAAGCACTTCGCACATTAATCTGAAGAAGCAATACGATTTGTTTATCGGAGGAGAATTTGTAAAACCGAATTCAAAAAAATATTTTGATACTATAAATCCAGCCACCGAAGAAAAAATTTCGGAAATCGCTGATGCGGACGAAAAGGATGTTGACAATGCAGTGAAGTCAGCGCGAAAAGCATTTAAAGAGTGGAGCAAAATTTCCGCGAAAGAAAGAGGAAAATATATCTACAGAATTGCCCGTCTGCTTCAGGAACGCGCACGCGAATTTGCTGTGATTGAATCAATGGATGGAGGAAAACCCATCCGCGAATCGCGCGACATTGATATTCCGCTTGCCGCAAATCATTTTTTCTACTATGCCGGTTGGGCGGATAAATTAGAATATGCTTTTCCAAACAGAAAACCAAAACCACTTGGTGTAGCCGGGCAAATTATTCCCTGGAATTTCCCTCTGCTGATGGCTGCATGGAAAATTGCTCCCGCGCTCGCTTGTGGAAATACTGTCGTGCTGAAGCCTGCCGAAACCACTTCACTCACCGCCCTCAAACTTGCCGAACTGATTTCTGAAAGCGGCTTACCCGATGGAGTGGTGAATATTATCACCGGTGCCGGAAGAACAGGTGCTGCGATTGTAAATCATCCCGACATAGACAAAATTGCTTTCACCGGCTCAACTGATGTCGGAAAAATTATTCAAAAGGCAATTGCCGGAACAAAAAAGAAAGCAACGCTCGAACTCGGAGGAAAAGCCGCCAATATAATTTTTGAAGACGCTCCCATTGATCAGGCGGTGGAAGGAATCATCAACGGAATATTTTTTAATCAGGGACATGTTTGTTGCGCGGGTTCGCGTTTGTTTGTGCAAGAAGGCGTTGCTGATATTGTGATTCGAAAATTGAAAGACCGAATGGAAACGTTAATTGTCGGAAATCCGCTGGATAAAAACACTGACATTGGCGCGATAAATTCCAAATCGCAATTGGAAACTATAAATAAATTCATTGACATCGGAAAAAATGAAGGAGCAGATTTTTATCAGTCATCTTGCAGTGTTCCATCAAAAGGATTTTTCTGTAAGCCGACTTTATTTTTAAACACTTCGCAATCACACAGAGTTGTTCAGGAAGAAATTTTTGGTCCCGTTCTCGCTGTGCAAACTTTCAGAACGGTTGAAGAAGTAATCGAAAAAGCAAACAACATTCCCTATGGACTTTCAGCAGGCGTATGGACGGATAAAGGTTCGAAGATTTTTAATCTTACATCCAAATTAAAAGCAGGAGTAGTGTGGGCGAACACATACAATAAGTTTGACCCAACATCTCCTTTTGGTGGATTTAAAGAAAGTGGTTTCGGAAGAGAAGGTGGACTGCACGGACTTGCGGCATATTTAAATATTTAG
- a CDS encoding OmpA family protein — MRKGIVFLSLVPFFAFSQSRKEFLQTADEAFRNQDYSTAAFYYLKALESSADGDIVSYPYEVNQVMLPVKKSAETSSLDTSKNFKPVVTHEEKNTAYGIADQRIVHNLAVSYRKNHDYINAENWSEKALQNDPKIYPDEHYWYANNLMLNGKYEKASEEFEKYFQVNTDKNSPLYKSAQKKSMSCDYFAGTSVSVNSLSILRELDTAINGGTASFSPAFFKTKDSLAFASSRKQSFAGEGQNPIYLSDIFFASKKDSFNFSGAKNFGMPVNTTDHEAAGVFSREGDKFFFTRWTSVNAEKKECAVYLSRFMNKQWLRPMKLNSNVNVEGYKSMSPSLNEQGNILFFSSDRPGGKGKMDIWYAPVDEFGKAGTAVNLGAPVNTEGDEITPFYDYATRTLYFSSDEHQGLGGQDIFKSALNDEQGDTTWSKPLNLKSPINSSRDDAYFIAYPDQSIGYFASDRKPCEECGSGACYKIYSVNPVPFIITLKGTVYEKKTKKPVVNSLVTLKDASEKSESIFIITDDSGKYSTMIPEEMLYNTKAQKNKYFSDKADVSTIGIKKTTLLTQDFYLEKIPSGDIVIPGIEYDFDKATLRPRSKLILDTLADMLKLNDNLVVELSSHTDSRGNDDYNFRLSDERAKSCVNYLITKGIAKDRLQPKGYGETKLIVNDEEINAMPTEEEKEAGHQKNRRTAFRIIEEKAIVPK; from the coding sequence ATGAGAAAAGGAATAGTATTTCTTTCACTCGTTCCCTTCTTCGCTTTTTCGCAGAGCCGGAAAGAATTTTTGCAAACTGCCGATGAAGCATTCCGGAATCAGGATTATTCCACCGCTGCATTTTATTATCTGAAAGCGCTCGAAAGTTCTGCCGATGGAGACATTGTTTCTTATCCCTATGAAGTGAACCAGGTTATGCTTCCGGTAAAAAAATCCGCAGAAACATCTTCGCTGGATACGTCAAAAAACTTCAAGCCGGTTGTCACGCACGAAGAAAAAAATACTGCTTACGGAATTGCCGACCAGCGTATCGTACATAATCTTGCTGTGTCGTATCGAAAAAATCATGATTATATCAATGCGGAAAACTGGAGTGAAAAAGCGTTGCAGAACGACCCGAAAATTTATCCCGATGAACATTACTGGTACGCAAACAATTTAATGCTCAATGGCAAATATGAAAAAGCATCGGAAGAATTTGAAAAATATTTCCAGGTAAATACCGATAAGAATTCTCCGCTCTACAAAAGCGCGCAGAAGAAAAGTATGTCATGCGATTATTTTGCCGGCACATCCGTCAGCGTAAATTCCCTTTCTATCCTCCGCGAACTTGATACGGCAATAAACGGAGGCACTGCAAGTTTTTCTCCCGCTTTTTTCAAAACGAAGGATTCGCTCGCCTTTGCTTCTTCCCGCAAACAAAGTTTTGCCGGAGAAGGACAGAACCCGATTTATCTCTCCGATATTTTTTTCGCTTCTAAAAAAGACAGTTTCAATTTTTCCGGAGCAAAAAATTTTGGCATGCCCGTAAATACAACCGACCACGAAGCAGCAGGAGTTTTTTCACGGGAAGGCGATAAGTTTTTTTTCACGCGATGGACTTCTGTCAATGCCGAAAAAAAAGAATGCGCTGTTTACCTCAGCCGGTTTATGAATAAGCAATGGCTTCGCCCGATGAAACTCAACAGCAACGTGAATGTGGAAGGATATAAATCCATGAGCCCATCGCTGAATGAGCAGGGAAACATTTTATTTTTTTCTTCCGACCGCCCGGGCGGAAAAGGAAAAATGGATATCTGGTATGCGCCCGTTGATGAATTCGGAAAAGCGGGAACAGCTGTTAATCTTGGCGCACCGGTAAATACCGAAGGAGATGAGATAACACCTTTTTACGATTACGCAACACGAACGCTCTACTTCAGTTCCGATGAACACCAGGGGCTTGGCGGGCAGGATATTTTTAAATCGGCATTGAATGACGAACAAGGCGATACCACCTGGTCAAAACCGCTCAACCTGAAATCTCCTATCAACTCCAGCCGTGATGATGCATACTTCATCGCGTATCCCGACCAGAGCATCGGATACTTTGCTTCCGACCGCAAGCCCTGCGAAGAATGCGGAAGCGGTGCGTGCTATAAAATTTATTCTGTGAATCCTGTTCCGTTCATCATCACGTTGAAAGGAACTGTTTACGAAAAGAAAACCAAAAAGCCCGTTGTAAATTCGCTGGTCACGCTCAAAGATGCTTCCGAGAAATCAGAATCAATTTTTATTATCACCGATGACAGCGGAAAATATTCCACCATGATACCCGAAGAAATGCTTTACAACACAAAAGCGCAGAAGAATAAATATTTCAGCGATAAGGCGGATGTTTCAACAATAGGAATTAAGAAAACAACTTTGCTTACGCAGGATTTTTATCTGGAAAAAATTCCTTCGGGTGATATTGTGATTCCCGGAATTGAATATGATTTTGACAAAGCAACGCTTCGCCCGCGCTCAAAACTTATTCTCGATACGCTTGCCGATATGCTGAAGTTGAATGATAATTTAGTTGTTGAATTAAGTTCGCACACCGATTCACGGGGAAATGATGATTACAATTTCCGGCTTTCCGATGAGCGCGCAAAATCCTGCGTCAACTATCTTATCACGAAAGGAATTGCAAAGGACAGATTACAGCCGAAAGGTTACGGTGAAACTAAACTCATTGTGAATGATGAAGAAATAAATGCAATGCCCACCGAAGAAGAAAAAGAAGCCGGCCACCAGAAAAACCGCAGAACCGCTTTCAGAATCATAGAGGAGAAAGCGATTGTTCCGAAATAA
- a CDS encoding integration host factor subunit beta, which produces MTKYELSQMIAEKTGKKTSDIIPIVETFMKVAKDSICSGKNIYLRGFGTFLIHKRAAKPARVISRNEAIIVPAHNIVKFKPAKTFKKKLMKAQPVKEK; this is translated from the coding sequence ATGACAAAATATGAATTATCGCAAATGATTGCGGAAAAAACAGGAAAGAAAACTTCAGACATCATTCCCATTGTGGAAACATTTATGAAAGTGGCAAAAGATTCCATTTGCTCGGGAAAAAATATTTACCTGCGCGGATTCGGAACTTTTCTCATTCATAAGCGCGCAGCAAAACCTGCCCGCGTAATTTCCCGTAACGAAGCAATCATTGTTCCTGCACATAATATTGTAAAGTTTAAACCGGCAAAAACTTTCAAGAAAAAGTTAATGAAGGCGCAGCCGGTGAAGGAAAAATAA
- the thiL gene encoding thiamine-phosphate kinase, which translates to MLEDKTSARTELSSLGEFGLIKHISKHVLLNNESSIAGIGDDAAVIKYAEGKQTVVTTDMLMEGVHFDLTYCPLKHLGYKAVSVNVSDIYAMNALPKQILVSIAISNRFSLEAIEELYAGMLLACKNFHVDLVGGDTNSSRTGMVINITAIGEADKNEIVYRNGAKPTNLLCVSGDLGSAYLGLQILEREKKIFQENPNIQPDLSGNDYLIERQLKPEARKDIIKQLKEIGVKPTSMIDISDGLASETLHLCTESNVGCRLYENKIPIDDTAIERAKEFNLNPTVCALNGGEDYELLFTIDIKDHEKIKKLSQDITVIGHITEKAEGTNLVLTGTEMLTPLTAQGWNHLKTK; encoded by the coding sequence ATGCTTGAAGATAAAACATCCGCCCGTACTGAACTTTCTTCCCTTGGAGAGTTCGGTTTGATAAAACATATTTCAAAACATGTGCTACTCAATAATGAATCATCCATAGCGGGAATTGGTGACGATGCAGCTGTGATAAAATATGCGGAAGGGAAACAGACGGTTGTCACAACAGACATGCTGATGGAAGGAGTTCATTTTGATTTGACATACTGCCCGCTAAAACATCTCGGTTATAAAGCAGTTTCTGTAAATGTTTCTGACATTTATGCGATGAATGCTTTGCCAAAACAGATTTTAGTTTCCATTGCGATATCTAACCGTTTTTCTCTTGAAGCGATTGAAGAATTGTATGCCGGAATGCTTCTTGCCTGCAAAAACTTTCATGTGGATTTGGTTGGAGGCGATACAAATTCTTCGCGAACGGGAATGGTGATAAATATTACTGCAATTGGTGAAGCAGATAAAAATGAAATTGTTTATAGAAATGGAGCAAAGCCAACCAATCTGCTTTGTGTTTCCGGTGATTTGGGTTCAGCGTATTTGGGTTTGCAGATTTTAGAACGCGAGAAAAAAATCTTTCAGGAAAATCCAAACATCCAGCCGGACTTAAGCGGAAATGATTATCTCATCGAAAGGCAATTAAAACCTGAAGCAAGGAAAGATATTATCAAGCAACTGAAAGAAATAGGAGTCAAGCCGACTTCGATGATTGATATTTCTGACGGGCTTGCTTCTGAAACGCTTCACCTCTGCACCGAATCAAATGTCGGTTGCCGGTTGTATGAAAATAAAATTCCGATTGATGATACTGCTATTGAACGCGCAAAGGAATTTAATCTTAATCCAACTGTTTGCGCTTTGAATGGAGGAGAAGATTACGAATTACTTTTTACGATTGATATTAAAGACCACGAGAAAATAAAAAAACTTTCTCAGGATATAACTGTCATCGGGCACATCACCGAAAAAGCGGAAGGAACTAATTTAGTTTTAACAGGAACAGAAATGCTTACTCCGCTCACAGCGCAAGGTTGGAATCACTTGAAAACCAAATAG
- a CDS encoding aldehyde dehydrogenase family protein has product MERIDIQKTYKIYIGGQFPRTESGRFYPLKNKKGETLANICLSSKKDFRNAVVSARGAFAGWSARNAFNRSQILYRIAEMLEGRKSQFISEIILQGGNKKDAEKEVSLSIDRLVYYSGWCDKYSQIFSTVNPVSSSHFNFSVPEPTGVVSLIAPEENSLIGLVSVITPVIASGNTCVVLASETKPLCAVTFAEVLNSSDVPAGVVNILTGKSSELLEPFSNHMDVNAIIYCRKNSDEIKKVQENSSLNVKRCFIRKENWLNESSQNPYFILDTTEIKTTWHPVENIGSSKTGY; this is encoded by the coding sequence ATGGAAAGAATAGACATTCAGAAAACATACAAGATTTATATCGGAGGGCAATTCCCGCGAACCGAGAGCGGAAGATTTTATCCTTTGAAAAATAAAAAAGGAGAAACGCTGGCGAACATTTGCTTGTCTTCTAAAAAAGACTTTCGGAATGCTGTTGTCTCAGCAAGAGGTGCATTTGCCGGATGGAGTGCTAGAAACGCTTTCAACCGCTCACAAATACTTTATCGCATTGCGGAAATGCTGGAGGGAAGAAAATCACAATTCATTTCAGAAATTATTTTGCAGGGCGGAAACAAAAAAGATGCGGAGAAAGAAGTTTCACTTTCGATAGACAGATTGGTTTATTATTCCGGATGGTGCGATAAATATTCACAGATTTTTTCAACAGTGAATCCTGTTTCATCTTCGCATTTTAATTTTTCTGTTCCCGAGCCGACAGGAGTTGTTTCCCTCATCGCTCCGGAAGAAAATTCTTTAATCGGATTGGTTTCGGTAATCACACCTGTTATTGCCAGCGGAAACACCTGTGTGGTTCTTGCTTCTGAAACAAAACCGCTCTGCGCAGTTACATTTGCAGAGGTTTTGAATTCATCCGATGTTCCCGCAGGAGTTGTAAATATTCTCACAGGAAAATCTTCCGAACTTCTCGAACCTTTTTCCAATCATATGGATGTGAACGCAATTATTTACTGCAGAAAAAATTCCGATGAAATAAAAAAAGTTCAAGAGAATTCTTCCTTGAATGTGAAACGCTGCTTCATCCGAAAAGAAAACTGGCTGAACGAATCTTCTCAGAATCCCTATTTCATTCTTGATACAACCGAAATAAAAACAACCTGGCACCCGGTAGAAAATATTGGAAGTTCAAAAACGGGTTATTAA
- a CDS encoding PorP/SprF family type IX secretion system membrane protein, whose protein sequence is MRNYFSLVAFIAVFFSLLWREVGSEAFSQDFHLSQYDEAPLNLNPALTGFYNGTFRIHSHYRTQWNSIANHPFTTTLLSGEQHLKKISLGAQIADERAGAGDYSVFSLQLSAAYDKPLNYKKTHRISAGIQAGFEYKSVNLSKLIFESQYVGTNGGGFDNTLSNGEPNIGQQIFLPDINFGLMYYYAKNKSRINPFLGATAFHLTNPKESFFSESNKLPLRYLIHGGCKINIADRIQFVPKFLLMKQINDYEMVAGMDVNYALPNTVSFLILGASYRNKDAIIYFAGLKYGRATYKVSYDINNSSLSPATMGRGGFEISFTVIGSRYKPTPIPNCPRPI, encoded by the coding sequence ATGAGAAATTATTTTTCCCTAGTTGCTTTTATTGCAGTGTTCTTCTCTCTTCTTTGGAGAGAAGTTGGGAGTGAAGCATTCTCCCAGGATTTTCACCTCTCGCAATACGATGAAGCGCCTTTGAACCTGAATCCTGCGCTTACCGGTTTTTACAACGGAACGTTCCGGATTCACTCGCACTACCGCACGCAGTGGAATTCAATTGCCAATCATCCGTTCACCACCACGTTGCTTTCGGGAGAACAGCACCTGAAAAAAATTTCTTTGGGCGCGCAGATTGCAGATGAACGCGCAGGCGCGGGTGATTATTCGGTTTTCAGTTTGCAACTTTCCGCTGCCTACGACAAACCCCTTAACTATAAAAAAACACATCGCATTTCGGCAGGCATTCAGGCGGGGTTTGAATACAAGAGCGTGAATCTTTCCAAACTCATTTTTGAAAGCCAGTATGTGGGTACAAACGGAGGAGGGTTTGATAACACGCTTTCAAACGGTGAGCCGAACATCGGGCAACAAATTTTTCTACCCGATATTAATTTCGGGTTAATGTATTACTATGCAAAAAACAAATCGCGCATCAATCCTTTTCTGGGAGCAACTGCTTTCCACCTGACAAATCCGAAAGAATCTTTTTTTTCTGAAAGCAACAAACTTCCGCTGCGCTATTTAATTCATGGCGGCTGCAAAATAAATATTGCCGACAGAATTCAATTCGTTCCGAAATTTCTTTTGATGAAACAAATAAATGACTACGAGATGGTCGCTGGCATGGATGTGAATTACGCTCTGCCGAACACTGTTTCGTTTCTCATTCTCGGTGCTTCCTACCGGAATAAGGATGCCATAATTTATTTTGCGGGATTGAAATACGGGCGCGCCACCTATAAAGTAAGTTACGACATAAATAATTCATCGCTCTCGCCCGCCACCATGGGCAGAGGCGGTTTTGAAATTTCATTCACCGTAATCGGAAGCAGGTACAAACCAACTCCCATTCCAAATTGCCCGCGCCCGATATGA